From the Purpureocillium takamizusanense chromosome 6, complete sequence genome, one window contains:
- a CDS encoding Branched-chain-amino-acid transaminase (COG:E~EggNog:ENOG503NVAU): MAPSAVPASQQDDVNLTAAAIHRKEAAQPATKPHPNGHSNGNGVAKVAPLDASLLTYTLTENPRPVPDEAVANAGDETVATDHMVTAVWRASTGWATPELKPYGPLSLMPTASCLHYATECFEGLKVFRGYDGKLRIFRPDRNAKRMHMSAGRISLPLFEPAELEKLMVALLSVDGPRWLPKDKPGNFLYLRPTLIGTQSQLGVQAPKEAMLYIIVTFMPRMDSPPGGMRLHTSPEDMVRAWVGGFGYAKVGANYGPSLMATQDARRRGYHQILWLYGEQGECTEAGASNFFIVWKRKDGQKELITAPLDDKLILDGVTRRSCIEVAKERLAGEIEVTERKYTIAELIEADAEGRILESFAAGTAYFICPVSQIHHRGQDINIPMGPEGAAGEITGKIKGWIGDIMYGREQHPWGFIIPEKESRPAED, encoded by the exons ATGGCTCCCTCCGCCGTCCCCGCGTCCCAGCAGGACGACGTCAacctcacggccgccgccatccaccgcAAGGAGGCCGCCCAGCCTGCCACGAAGCCGCACCCCAACGGCCACtccaacggcaacggcgtcgcCAAGGTTGCCCCTCTCGATGCCTCCCTCCTCACCTACACACTCACCGAGAACCCGCGCCCCGTCCCCGAtgaggccgtcgccaacgctGGCGATGAGACCGTCGCCACCGACCACATGGTCACCGCCGTCTGGCGCGCCTCCACCGGCTGGGCCACCCCCGAGCTCAAGCCCTACGGGCCCCTGAGCCTCATGCCCACAGCCAGCTGCCTGCACTACGCCACCGAGTGCTTCGAGGGCCTCAAGGTCTTCCGCGGCTACGACGGCAAGCTCCGCATCTTCCGCCCGGACCGCAACGCCAAGCGCATGCACATGTCCGCCGGCCGCATCTCCCTGCCCCTCTtcgagcccgccgagctcgagaagctcatggtcgccctcctctccgtcgacggcccccGCTGGCTGCCCAAGGATAAGCCCGGTAACTTCCTCTATCTGCGGCCAACCCTCATCGGCACCCAGTCTCAGCTCGGCGTCCAGGCCCCCAAGGAGGCTATGCTCTACATCATTGTTACCTTCATGCCCCGCATGGACTCGCCCCCCGGCGGCATGCGCCTTCACACCTCCCCGGAGGATATGGTTCGCGCCTGggtcggcggcttcggctACGCCAAGGTCGGCGCCAACTACGGCCCCAGCCTCATGGCCACCCAggacgcccgccgacgtggcTACCACCAGATCCTCTGGCTCtacggcgagcagggcgagtGCACCGAGGCCGGTGCTAGCAACTTCTTCATCGTTTGGAAACGTAAGGACGGCCAGAAGGAGCTCATTACCGCGCCCCTCGATGATaagctcatcctcgacggcgtcaccCGCCGTTCCTGCATCGAGGTCGCCAAGGaacgcctcgccggcgagatcGAAGTCACCGAGCGCAAGTACACCATCGCCGAGCTCAtcgaagccgacgccgagggccggATCCTCGAGTCATTTGCTGCCGGCACCGCT TACTTCATCTGCCCCGTGTCTCAGATTCATCACCGCGGTCAGGACATCAACATCCCAATGGGTCCAgagggcgctgccggcgagATCACCGGTAAGATCAAGGGCTGGATCGGCGACATCATGTACGGCCGCGAGCAGCACCCGTGGGGCTTCATCATTCCCGAGAAGGAGTCCCGGCCTGCCGAGGACTAA
- a CDS encoding Branched-chain-amino-acid transaminase (COG:E~EggNog:ENOG503NVAU), giving the protein MAPSAVPASQQDDVNLTAAAIHRKEAAQPATKPHPNGHSNGNGVAKVAPLDASLLTYTLTENPRPVPDEAVANAGDETVATDHMVTAVWRASTGWATPELKPYGPLSLMPTASCLHYATECFEGLKVFRGYDGKLRIFRPDRNAKRMHMSAGRISLPLFEPAELEKLMVALLSVDGPRWLPKDKPGNFLYLRPTLIGTQSQLGVQAPKEAMLYIIVTFMPRMDSPPGGMRLHTSPEDMVRAWVGGFGYAKVGANYGPSLMATQDARRRGYHQILWLYGEQGECTEAGASNFFIVWKRKDGQKELITAPLDDKLILDGVTRRSCIEVAKERLAGEIEVTERKYTIAELIEADAEGRILESFAAGTAVGHVRSATPVVPFADLSSTSSAPCLRFITAVRTSTSQWVQRALPARSPVRSRAGSATSCTAASSTRGASSFPRRSPGLPRTKSEPSAPGGRHFPLMGDV; this is encoded by the coding sequence ATGGCTCCCTCCGCCGTCCCCGCGTCCCAGCAGGACGACGTCAacctcacggccgccgccatccaccgcAAGGAGGCCGCCCAGCCTGCCACGAAGCCGCACCCCAACGGCCACtccaacggcaacggcgtcgcCAAGGTTGCCCCTCTCGATGCCTCCCTCCTCACCTACACACTCACCGAGAACCCGCGCCCCGTCCCCGAtgaggccgtcgccaacgctGGCGATGAGACCGTCGCCACCGACCACATGGTCACCGCCGTCTGGCGCGCCTCCACCGGCTGGGCCACCCCCGAGCTCAAGCCCTACGGGCCCCTGAGCCTCATGCCCACAGCCAGCTGCCTGCACTACGCCACCGAGTGCTTCGAGGGCCTCAAGGTCTTCCGCGGCTACGACGGCAAGCTCCGCATCTTCCGCCCGGACCGCAACGCCAAGCGCATGCACATGTCCGCCGGCCGCATCTCCCTGCCCCTCTtcgagcccgccgagctcgagaagctcatggtcgccctcctctccgtcgacggcccccGCTGGCTGCCCAAGGATAAGCCCGGTAACTTCCTCTATCTGCGGCCAACCCTCATCGGCACCCAGTCTCAGCTCGGCGTCCAGGCCCCCAAGGAGGCTATGCTCTACATCATTGTTACCTTCATGCCCCGCATGGACTCGCCCCCCGGCGGCATGCGCCTTCACACCTCCCCGGAGGATATGGTTCGCGCCTGggtcggcggcttcggctACGCCAAGGTCGGCGCCAACTACGGCCCCAGCCTCATGGCCACCCAggacgcccgccgacgtggcTACCACCAGATCCTCTGGCTCtacggcgagcagggcgagtGCACCGAGGCCGGTGCTAGCAACTTCTTCATCGTTTGGAAACGTAAGGACGGCCAGAAGGAGCTCATTACCGCGCCCCTCGATGATaagctcatcctcgacggcgtcaccCGCCGTTCCTGCATCGAGGTCGCCAAGGaacgcctcgccggcgagatcGAAGTCACCGAGCGCAAGTACACCATCGCCGAGCTCAtcgaagccgacgccgagggccggATCCTCGAGTCATTTGCTGCCGGCACCGCTGTAGGTCATGTTCGCTCCGCCACGCCCGTCGTTCCCTTTGCTGACCTGTCTAGTACTTCATCTGCCCCGTGTCTCAGATTCATCACCGCGGTCAGGACATCAACATCCCAATGGGTCCAgagggcgctgccggcgagATCACCGGTAAGATCAAGGGCTGGATCGGCGACATCATGTACGGCCGCGAGCAGCACCCGTGGGGCTTCATCATTCCCGAGAAGGAGTCCCGGCCTGCCGAGGACTAAATCGGAGCCGAGCGCTCCGGGTGGCCGGCATTTTCCTCTAATGGGCGACGTTTGA
- a CDS encoding uncharacterized protein (EggNog:ENOG503PUN3) has protein sequence MARSTRNTKAKAAPAKGRTDRDDLVQSSAAKPGSSSNFRARLRGEEPVREATPKAEAPIEVDAMEEVSHDLRASFDLIPNIGSSSRVMKPPKKSRKVHEAVTQLKELFAKYGLDIYTKGANDIMQAHATIDTRAEQLSLDSSHFITKSEELYSKMTTPLSSTRCHGNETARARIDSHLASLRTGIQQAQKELEVLQEKWDEAFAEECAAWKDYDDVLAKYQQPDPELEQELAEMKQQIRAINQEYEDEMDKLEAKYKADMQAETLRILQSFE, from the exons ATGGCTCGATCCACCCGGAACACAAAGGCGAAGGCTGCCCCCGCCAAAGGACGCACCGACCGTGACGACCTCGTGCAAtcgtccgccgccaagcCGGGTTCGTCGTCCAACTTCCGTGCCCGCCTTCGTGGAGAGGAGCCTGTGCGTGAGGCTAcgcccaaggccgaggcACCTATCGAagtcgacgccatggaggaggTCTCGCATGACCTGCGGGCCAGTTTCGACCTGATCCCGAACATTGGTTCGTCCAGCAGAGTGATGAAGCCCCCAAAGAAGTCGCGCAAGGTGCACGAGGCAGTCACACAGCTCAAAG AGCTGTTCGCCAAGTACGGCCTTGACATTTACACCAAGGGTGCCAACGACATCATGCAGGCCCATGCCACCATTGATACTCGGGCGGAGCAGCTGTCGCTCGACTCGTCCCATTTTATCACCAAGTCTGAGGAACTGTACTCCAAAATGACAACCCCTCTTTCTTCCACCCGCTGCCACGGAAATGAAACTGCACGCGCCAGAATTGACTCGCACCTGGCCTCCCTACGCACTGGGATCCAGCAGGCCCAAAAAGAACTGGAAGTGTTGCAGGAGAAATGGGACGAGGCTTTCGCCGAGGAGTGTGCCGCATGGAAGGACTATGACGACGTCCTAGCCAAGTACCAACAGCCTGATCCCGAGCTGGAAcaggagctcgccgagatgAAACAGCAAATTCGCGCCATCAACCAAGAGTATGAAGACGAGATGGATAAGCTTGAGGCG AAGTACAAAGCAGACATGCAGGCTGAGACACTCCGGATTCTGCAGTCGTTTGAGTAA
- a CDS encoding uncharacterized protein (EggNog:ENOG503NY1N~COG:D~COG:P), with translation MLHAVRKGSDAQTEGGAYTSAAGNVSLARDDGKVHLLLAASGSVATIKIPQIINGLASHSNLSIRLVLTSSAEHFLAGQSPEQPTLAEVRRLPNVDGIYTDAAEWTRPWTRGAPILHVELRRWADVMVVSPLSANTMAKMVAGLCDNLLLSVVRAWDADGSIDGVRKKIVVAPAMNTAMWRNPVTAKHVRTLEEDWGGSDGWVEVLRPITKGLACKDVGDGAMVEWEDIVAVVEAKLGLHRVEMRG, from the coding sequence ATGCTCCACGCCGTCAGAAAAGGCTCCGACGCCCAAACAGAGGGCGGCGCCTACACGTCGGCAGCTGGCAATGTCTCactcgcccgcgacgacggcaaggtgcATCTGCTcctggcggcgtcgggctccGTCGCGACCATCAAGATTCCGCAAATCATCAACGGGCTCGCCTCGCACAGCAACCTCTCCATCCGTCTCGTCCTCACCTCGTCGGCTGAGCACTTCCTCGCGGGACAGTCGCCCGAGCAGCCCacgctcgccgaggtgcGCCGGCTGCCCAACGTGGATGGCATCTAcaccgatgccgccgagtgGACACGGCCGTGGacccgcggcgcgcccatCCTGcacgtcgagctgcgccgctgGGCCGACGTCATGGTCGTGAGCCCGCTGAGCGCAaacaccatggccaagaTGGTCGCCGGCCTATGCGACAACCTGCTGCTGTCCGTCGTCCGCGCCTGGGACGCCGATGGATCCATTGACGGCGTCAGGAAGAAAATTGTCGTGGCGCCCGCCATGAACACGGCCATGTGGCGCAACCCCGTCACCGCCAAGCACGTCCGCACCCTCGAAGAGGactggggcggcagcgacggctgGGTCGAAGTGCTGCGGCCCATCACAAAGGGCCTCGCCTGCAaggacgtcggcgacggcgccatggtGGAGTGGGAGGAcattgtcgccgtcgtcgaggcgaaGCTGGGGCTGCATAGGGTCGAGATGCGAGGCTGA
- the GRX5 gene encoding monothiol glutaredoxin grx5 (COG:O~EggNog:ENOG503P2U5): MFSRTVASNLLRQTARPAAAMRATPIRSTFRAASPLTPFQMRLLSDQTRSAIDKAVASAPVVLFMKGTPEFPQCGFSRGVIQILGLQGVNPAKFAAFNVLKDDELRQGIKEYSDWPTIPQLYIEKEFVGGADIVQNMFKSGDLAKMLEEKDLLVAGEEQ, translated from the exons ATGTTCTCCCGCACCGTCGCCTCg AACCTGCTGCGGCAAacagcccgcccggccgctgccatgcgggcgacgcccatcCGGTCGACCttccgcgccgcctcgcccctgACGCCGTTCCAGATGCGACTGCTGTCGGACCAGACGCGCAgcgccatcgacaaggctgtggcgtcggcgccggtggtgcTCTTCATGAAGGGCACGCCCGAGTTCCCGCAGTGCGGCTTCTCGCGCGGCGTCATCCAgatcctcggcctgcagggCGTCAACCCGGCCAAGTTCGCCGCCTTCAACGtcctcaaggacgacgagttgCGCCAGGGCATCAAGGAGTACTCGGACTGGCCCACCATCCCGCAGCTGTACATTGAGAAGGAgtttgtcggcggcgcggacatCGTGCAGAACATGTTCAAGAGCGGCGACCTGGCCAAGATGCTGGAGGAGAAGgacctgctggtggcgggcgaggagcagtGA
- a CDS encoding uncharacterized protein (COG:E~MEROPS:MER0094876~EggNog:ENOG503NVWF): MPQTTAALYPEPRPDMWAFPSRRSVVHSTEGIVACTQPLAAKCGLEVLRAGGNAADAAVAVAAGLNMTEPCSTGIGGDMFILYWDAATKKVSAMNGSGRSGAHCTLERIRADLGADSSKVTEIPAMSVHAVTVPGAAAGWVDAVERFGSGKVSLEQILGPAIALGEKGFPVSEVAASSWNASEQHIRDASPNFAEMLKKDPSAPSGVRAPRAGEVMKNPTLAQTFRALATEGKPGFYTGRVAEELVRVVRDLGGHLELDDLRHHLEAGSESVAPISLAFTAQGLGRERGVELWEHPPNGQGIVALMALGIVQEMERRGSIPVFGARDFNSTAYLHAIVEALRLAFADAHWFVADPDVTPVPTEGLISPAYLAERAKLFDPERAAPPGSLHHGEPPNKVGGGGVGDGPGVVVSPALRSSDTVYFTVTDAQGNAASFINSNYEGFGTSIIPRGCGFTLQNRGANFSLNAAHPNRLEPRKRPYHTIIPGMVTNLADGSLHSTFGVMGGFMQPQGHVQVLLGQLVAGLDPQQALDAPRVCIVAGIPKDGSGGTDEVEWTVNLEEGMPPETVEGLRRLGHKVRVVGGAKRSLFGRGQVVRQTVDVVDGTLVWSAGSDMRGDGAAYPA; encoded by the exons ATGCCGCAGACCACGGCCGCCCTCTACCCGGAGCCCCGGCCCGACATGTGGGCGTTTCCGTCGCGCCGGAGCGTCGTCCACAGCACCGaaggcatcgtcgcctgcacgcagcccctcgccgccaagtgCGGGCTTGAGGtgctgcgcgcgggcggcaacgCGGCC GATGCTGCCGTGGCAGTTG ccgccggcctcaACATGACGGAACCGTGCTCcacgggcatcggcggcgacatgtTCATCCTCTACTGGGACGCGGCCACCAAAAAGGTCAGCGCCATGAACGGCTCCGGCCGCTCGGGCGCCCACTGCACCCTGGAGCGCATCCGCGCCGACCTGGGCGCCGACTCCTCCAAGGTGACCGAGATCCCCGCGATGAGCGTCcacgccgtcaccgtccctggcgccgccgccggctgggtcgacgccgtggagcgcttcggcagcggcaaggtcaGCCTGGAGCAGATCCTGGGACCGGCCATTGCGCTCGGCGAGAAGGGCTTTCCCGTGTCCGAGGTGGCGGCCTCCTCT TGGAACGCCTCTGAGCAGCACATccgcgacgcctcgcccAATTTCGCCGAGATGCTCAAAAAGGAcccctccgcgccgtccgGGGTCCGcgccccgcgcgcgggcgaggtcaTGAAGAACCCGACCCTCGCGCAGACGTTCCGCGCGCTCGCCACCGAGGGAAAGCCGGGCTTCTACACGGGTcgcgtggccgaggagctcgtgCGCGTGGTGcgcgacctcggcggccacctggagctcgacgacctgcgaCACCacctcgaggcgggcagcgagTCCGTGGCGCCCATCTCGCTGGCCTTTACGGCGCAGGGGctcgggcgcgagcgcggcgtcgagctgtgGGAGCACCCGCCCAACGGGCAGGGCATCGTGGCGCTCATGGCGCTTGGCATCGTGCAGGAGATGGAGCGCCGGGGCAGCATCCCCGTCTTCGGCGCCCGCGACTTCAACTCGACGGCGTACCTgcacgccatcgtcgaggccctgcgcctgGCCTTTGCCGACGCGCACTGGTTCGTCGCGGACCCCGACGTCACGCCCGTGCCGACCGAGGGGCTCATCTCGCCGGCGTACCTCGCCGAGCGGGCCAAGCTGTTTGACCcggagcgcgcggcgccgccgggcagtCTGCACCATGGTGAGCCCCCTAATAAagtaggtggtggtggtgttggtgatggcccTGGTGTCGTGGTGTCGCCCGCgctccgcagcagcgacaccGTCTACTtcaccgtcaccgacgcGCAGGGCAACGCCGCGTCCTTCATTAACTCCAACTACGAGGGCTTCGGCACGAGCATCATCCCGCGCGGGTGCGGCTTCACCCTGCAGAACCGCGGCGCCAACTTCTCCCTCAACGCCGCGCACCCGAACCGCCTCGAGCCGCGCAAGCGGCCCTACCACACCATCATCCCCGGCATGGTCACCAACCTGGCCGACGGCTCGCTGCACTCCACCTTTGGCGTCATGGGCGGCTTCATGCAGCCCCAGGGCCACGTCCAGGTCCTGCTGGGCCAGCtggtcgccggcctcgacccccagcaggccctcgacgccccgcGCGTGTGCATCGTCGCGGGCATTCCCaaggacggcagcggcggcaccgacgaggtCGAGTGGACCGTCAACCTCGAGGAGGGCATGCCGCCCGAgaccgtcgagggcctgcgccgGCTCGGTCACAaggtccgcgtcgtcgggggcgCGAAGCGCAGCCTGTTTGGCCGAGGCCAGGTCGTCCGGCAGAcggtcgatgtcgtcgacggcacccTCGTGTGGTCGGCGGGCAGTGACATgcggggcgacggcgcggcgtaCCCTGCCTAG
- a CDS encoding uncharacterized protein (COG:E~MEROPS:MER0094876~EggNog:ENOG503NVWF) encodes MTEPCSTGIGGDMFILYWDAATKKVSAMNGSGRSGAHCTLERIRADLGADSSKVTEIPAMSVHAVTVPGAAAGWVDAVERFGSGKVSLEQILGPAIALGEKGFPVSEVAASSWNASEQHIRDASPNFAEMLKKDPSAPSGVRAPRAGEVMKNPTLAQTFRALATEGKPGFYTGRVAEELVRVVRDLGGHLELDDLRHHLEAGSESVAPISLAFTAQGLGRERGVELWEHPPNGQGIVALMALGIVQEMERRGSIPVFGARDFNSTAYLHAIVEALRLAFADAHWFVADPDVTPVPTEGLISPAYLAERAKLFDPERAAPPGSLHHGEPPNKVGGGGVGDGPGVVVSPALRSSDTVYFTVTDAQGNAASFINSNYEGFGTSIIPRGCGFTLQNRGANFSLNAAHPNRLEPRKRPYHTIIPGMVTNLADGSLHSTFGVMGGFMQPQGHVQVLLGQLVAGLDPQQALDAPRVCIVAGIPKDGSGGTDEVEWTVNLEEGMPPETVEGLRRLGHKVRVVGGAKRSLFGRGQVVRQTVDVVDGTLVWSAGSDMRGDGAAYPA; translated from the exons ATGACGGAACCGTGCTCcacgggcatcggcggcgacatgtTCATCCTCTACTGGGACGCGGCCACCAAAAAGGTCAGCGCCATGAACGGCTCCGGCCGCTCGGGCGCCCACTGCACCCTGGAGCGCATCCGCGCCGACCTGGGCGCCGACTCCTCCAAGGTGACCGAGATCCCCGCGATGAGCGTCcacgccgtcaccgtccctggcgccgccgccggctgggtcgacgccgtggagcgcttcggcagcggcaaggtcaGCCTGGAGCAGATCCTGGGACCGGCCATTGCGCTCGGCGAGAAGGGCTTTCCCGTGTCCGAGGTGGCGGCCTCCTCT TGGAACGCCTCTGAGCAGCACATccgcgacgcctcgcccAATTTCGCCGAGATGCTCAAAAAGGAcccctccgcgccgtccgGGGTCCGcgccccgcgcgcgggcgaggtcaTGAAGAACCCGACCCTCGCGCAGACGTTCCGCGCGCTCGCCACCGAGGGAAAGCCGGGCTTCTACACGGGTcgcgtggccgaggagctcgtgCGCGTGGTGcgcgacctcggcggccacctggagctcgacgacctgcgaCACCacctcgaggcgggcagcgagTCCGTGGCGCCCATCTCGCTGGCCTTTACGGCGCAGGGGctcgggcgcgagcgcggcgtcgagctgtgGGAGCACCCGCCCAACGGGCAGGGCATCGTGGCGCTCATGGCGCTTGGCATCGTGCAGGAGATGGAGCGCCGGGGCAGCATCCCCGTCTTCGGCGCCCGCGACTTCAACTCGACGGCGTACCTgcacgccatcgtcgaggccctgcgcctgGCCTTTGCCGACGCGCACTGGTTCGTCGCGGACCCCGACGTCACGCCCGTGCCGACCGAGGGGCTCATCTCGCCGGCGTACCTCGCCGAGCGGGCCAAGCTGTTTGACCcggagcgcgcggcgccgccgggcagtCTGCACCATGGTGAGCCCCCTAATAAagtaggtggtggtggtgttggtgatggcccTGGTGTCGTGGTGTCGCCCGCgctccgcagcagcgacaccGTCTACTtcaccgtcaccgacgcGCAGGGCAACGCCGCGTCCTTCATTAACTCCAACTACGAGGGCTTCGGCACGAGCATCATCCCGCGCGGGTGCGGCTTCACCCTGCAGAACCGCGGCGCCAACTTCTCCCTCAACGCCGCGCACCCGAACCGCCTCGAGCCGCGCAAGCGGCCCTACCACACCATCATCCCCGGCATGGTCACCAACCTGGCCGACGGCTCGCTGCACTCCACCTTTGGCGTCATGGGCGGCTTCATGCAGCCCCAGGGCCACGTCCAGGTCCTGCTGGGCCAGCtggtcgccggcctcgacccccagcaggccctcgacgccccgcGCGTGTGCATCGTCGCGGGCATTCCCaaggacggcagcggcggcaccgacgaggtCGAGTGGACCGTCAACCTCGAGGAGGGCATGCCGCCCGAgaccgtcgagggcctgcgccgGCTCGGTCACAaggtccgcgtcgtcgggggcgCGAAGCGCAGCCTGTTTGGCCGAGGCCAGGTCGTCCGGCAGAcggtcgatgtcgtcgacggcacccTCGTGTGGTCGGCGGGCAGTGACATgcggggcgacggcgcggcgtaCCCTGCCTAG
- the IFG3_2 gene encoding D-aspartate oxidase, variant 2 (COG:E~TransMembrane:1 (i174-196o)~EggNog:ENOG503NUZB): protein MRLASERGREAYVARAHSIEYWDSDAPRDKIRAISEYLEDFRVIPAHELPSGVEYGISATTVTVNAPKHIEYLFRRLRDQHGVRFVRRRLDSIDAAFASPDTKVVFHCSGIAARTLPGVEDGKCFPTRGQVVLVRAPAVKSNVMRHGRGYETYVIPRPHSNGNAILGGYMQKGVLYAFFFLVVAVVVVLLSLLVSLQSSLCSPFPPFPLDPLLCPPSPHQRHRHTRRRRAPSPSTPPNPTEPCYESANDASTYAQESESIVSRTTGLSRELREGGLEVLAAFAGMRPSREGGARVEREERHGRALVHNYGAGGTGFQAGYGMALDAVAAADDVLRELKGDDGPRSRL from the exons ATGCGCCTGGCTTCCGAGCGTGGGCGCGAGGCGTACGTGGCGCGGGCGCATTCCATCGAGTACTGGGACTCGGACGCGCCGCGAGACAAGATCCGGGCCATCTCCGAGTACCTTGAGGAT TTCCGCGTGATACCCGCCCACGAGCTCCCATCCGGGGTCGAGTACGGCATCTCCGCCACGACGGTGACCGTCAACGCGCCCAAGCACATCGAGTACCTCTTCAGGCGGCTGCGCGACCAGCACGGGGTGCGCTTCGTGCGGCGCAGGCTCGACTCCATCGACGCGGCGTTTGCGAGCCCCGACACCAAGGTCGTCTTCCACTGCTCGGGCATCGCGGCTCGGACGCTCCCCGgggtcgaggacggcaagtGCTTCCCCACGCGCGGGCAGGTCGTCTTGgtgcgcgcgccggccgtcAAGAGCAACGTGATGCGCCACGGACGCGGGTACGAGACGTACGTGATCCCGCGGCCGCATTCAAACGGCAACGCGATTCTGGGAGGGTACATGCAAAAGGGGGTCTTGTacgcctttttttttcttgttgttgctgttgttgttgttcttcTCTCGCTCCTTGTCTCTCTCCAGTCTAGTCTTTgttccccctttccccctttcccccttGACCCCCTGCTttgcccgccatcgccacatcaacgccaccgtcacacacggcggcgacgcgccccCAGCCCCTCGACGCCCCCCAACCCAACCGAACCTTGCTACGAAAGTGCAAA CGACGCGTCCACGTACGCGCAGGAAAGCGAGTCCATCGTCTCGCGGACGACGGGGCTGAGCCGCGAGctgagggagggagggctcgaggtcctcgctGCGTTTGCGGGCATGCGGCCGTCGCgtgagggcggcgcgcgcgtggagCGAGAGGAGAGGCACGGCCGGGCCCTCGTGCACAACTACGGCGCCGGGGGCACGGGGTTCCAGGCCGGGTACGGCATGGCCCTTGAtgctgtcgcggcggctgacGATGTGCTGCGGGAGTTgaagggcgatgatggcccgCGGTCGCGGCTGTAG
- the IFG3_2 gene encoding D-aspartate oxidase (TransMembrane:1 (o6-23i)~COG:E~EggNog:ENOG503NUZB), whose product MAQESIIIVGAGIIGLDVALVLAERGLGPRITVYAEHLPGDTSPNYTSPWAGCNFSGISGSDKNALRWDKLGYAHLMRLASERGREAYVARAHSIEYWDSDAPRDKIRAISEYLEDFRVIPAHELPSGVEYGISATTVTVNAPKHIEYLFRRLRDQHGVRFVRRRLDSIDAAFASPDTKVVFHCSGIAARTLPGVEDGKCFPTRGQVVLVRAPAVKSNVMRHGRGYETYVIPRPHSNGNAILGGYMQKGVFDASTYAQESESIVSRTTGLSRELREGGLEVLAAFAGMRPSREGGARVEREERHGRALVHNYGAGGTGFQAGYGMALDAVAAADDVLRELKGDDGPRSRL is encoded by the exons ATGGCTCAGGAATCCATCATTATCGTCGG ggcgggcatcatcggcctcgacgtcgccctcgttctcgccgagcgcggcctGGGACCTCGCATCACCGTATACGCGGAGCACCTGCCGGGCGACACCTCGCCCAACTACACCTCGCCGTG GGCGGGCTGCAACTTTTCCGGCATATCGGGCAGCGACAAGAACGCCCTGCGATGGGACAAGCTGGGCTACGCGCACCTCATGCGCCTGGCTTCCGAGCGTGGGCGCGAGGCGTACGTGGCGCGGGCGCATTCCATCGAGTACTGGGACTCGGACGCGCCGCGAGACAAGATCCGGGCCATCTCCGAGTACCTTGAGGAT TTCCGCGTGATACCCGCCCACGAGCTCCCATCCGGGGTCGAGTACGGCATCTCCGCCACGACGGTGACCGTCAACGCGCCCAAGCACATCGAGTACCTCTTCAGGCGGCTGCGCGACCAGCACGGGGTGCGCTTCGTGCGGCGCAGGCTCGACTCCATCGACGCGGCGTTTGCGAGCCCCGACACCAAGGTCGTCTTCCACTGCTCGGGCATCGCGGCTCGGACGCTCCCCGgggtcgaggacggcaagtGCTTCCCCACGCGCGGGCAGGTCGTCTTGgtgcgcgcgccggccgtcAAGAGCAACGTGATGCGCCACGGACGCGGGTACGAGACGTACGTGATCCCGCGGCCGCATTCAAACGGCAACGCGATTCTGGGAGGGTACATGCAAAAGGGGGTCTT CGACGCGTCCACGTACGCGCAGGAAAGCGAGTCCATCGTCTCGCGGACGACGGGGCTGAGCCGCGAGctgagggagggagggctcgaggtcctcgctGCGTTTGCGGGCATGCGGCCGTCGCgtgagggcggcgcgcgcgtggagCGAGAGGAGAGGCACGGCCGGGCCCTCGTGCACAACTACGGCGCCGGGGGCACGGGGTTCCAGGCCGGGTACGGCATGGCCCTTGAtgctgtcgcggcggctgacGATGTGCTGCGGGAGTTgaagggcgatgatggcccgCGGTCGCGGCTGTAG